Genomic window (Akkermansiaceae bacterium):
GAAGTCGATGACCTTCCCCACGTTCCTGCTTTCATAGCCATTCCCCACCGGGTAGATGACCTCCCGGATCATCTCGACCGTCGCGGGTTGACCATCCTTGGCCATCACCACCGGCAGGGTGGTGAAATTCACCCCGGAGTCCTGCGACATCCCTTGCAGCAACCGGGCGATATCCTGCGACGAATAAATCCCGGGAGTGATCTTCTCCGCATCGAACCCGGCGGGAATCTCCGCCACCTTTGCGGTGTATTTAGACTGCACGGAGGGCGCGTCATCCACCATCCGGGAAAGAGCTTCCAGCTTTGCGAAATCCGCAGGGCTTGCGGCATCGATCCGCAGTTCGCGGTGGGAGGTGTCGAAGGTGATCTTCGTGGCCGGATCCAGCTTCACCCCCATCGCGGCGAGCATCCTGAGAAGAGCCTCGGTTCCTCCCAGGCGGATGGAACCATCCTCGCGCTTCTCGGGCGTGGTTCCTGTGAGATCCATCAGACGCGGGATGAGGTCGTAGGAGATGGCCACCTTGCCGGCAACAGGCCCGCTGCCATCCGGCATGGGTGTGAATGTGTAGCTCAAGCCGCTACGGGTCACCTGCATGCCGGCTCCGGCCGCGAGCATCCGCAAGGCATTGCTGAAGTTCCGCCCCGCCAGCGTCATCCGCAACCGGGTTCCGTCGTCCGGCGGAACGTCGAACGTGAACGACAATGGAATCTGCCCCGAGCGCCTGCAGGCATCCATATAGGCGGCCATCAGCTTGTCGAGCGCCGCCCCGAGGGCGAGACCGTCGATCTCGAGGCGCGGCAGGATGAAATGCACCAGTTGTTCCGGCCGGTGTACTTTTCCTTCGACACGCTCCTTGCTGCGGAATTTCACCACGCCTGCCTCATCCCCCACCGCCTCCAACCCGGTACCGGTGGACTTCCGTGCGGAACTTGCGGCAGGGAGAAAAAGGTAATCTCCACCGGCAATCCAGAGGATCGCCAACAGGCCCACCAGCACGAGCACAGACAAGGATGCACGTTTCACATGCTGAACCTGAATCAGACCATGGGTCTCTGGCAAGCTCCGGAATCCCCATGAATCCGCCCGTTCATTCCATGAACTGACGCCTGATCTACGCATCCGCGTAATGCCGATGTGTCCGGTTTTGTGCCATGGTTTTCTCGTCAGCGCGACGGACTCCCCCCGACCGGAAACGCCGACAACATCCCCCCAAAAGAGCGTTCCCCCCGACGCGACACCACCGGCAGAGAAGTCCCCCCGCTACTCTGCCGGTTTGCTTTTTGGCGGGTAGCGGTAGCCGATCGGTCCGATGCGTCGAAGCTGAAAGGCGGAACCTCTGGCAGAAGGGTTACTTCCCCTCCCCAAACGCAGGAAAGCCACCGCGGGCAACGCGGTGGCTTCCTGGAATGAATGAATACGCCGATCTGGAAACCAGCGCTCCCAGCGGGCTTTCTCCAGCAGTCTCAGCGGAACTTCACGCCCAGGCCGGTGGTCAGTGCGGAGAGCACCTTCTGGTGCGCGGCATCGACTTCCTCCGCCTTGAGCGTGCGGTCCGCGGCGCGGTAGTGGAAGCGGTAGGCCACGGACTTGCGGTCGGCGGGGAGTTTCACGCCGGTCGGGTCGGTGAAGACGTCGAAGCATTCGGAACCGGTCAGGAGCGGCTCGGCGTGCTTGGCGATCACCGCCTCGATCTGGGCGTTGGCGGTGGCGGCGGGGATCTCCATCGCGGCGTCGCGGGACGAACCCGGGAACTGCGGCAGGTCCTCCACCTGGGTGATACCGGCCAGGAGCTTGCGCACCTTCGCCAGATCCAGCTCCGCGACATACACGGCGGAGTTGAAGTCGAGCGCGCGTTCCTTCGCCAGCGAAAGACGGGCGAAGACGCCGATGTTCTGGTCATCCACCTTGATGTCGCTGCCGAGCGCGAAGCCATCGCGTTCCTTCGGCACGAAGCGGATGGTGCGGTTCGGCAGGATGGCACCGAGGATGCCCTTCAGGTCATAGAGATCCGCGGTGCGGTCGGTCTGTGCCCAGCCGCCGGTGTTGGTGCTGCCGGAGACGAGGATGGCCAGCGTTTCGCTTTCCTGGTCCTTCGCCTTGCCGCCGCCCGCATTGCGGAACACGCGGCCCATTTCGAAGAAGCGGAGCGCCTTCTGCTGCTGGCGCACGTTGCGCGCGGCGCTGGCGACCAACCCGGGGACGATGCTGGGGCGCATGACGGCGTGGTCCTCGCTGAGCGGGAGCTTCACGCGGATGATGTCGCCATCCTGCAGCGGGCGCAGTGGCAGCGCATCGGCCACCTGGGCGTCAGAGATGAGCTTGATGGTCTGGCACTCGTAGAGGCCGAGCGCGGCGAGGCGGCGGCGCAGGACCATGTCCGCGTCATACGCCTTGTCCACGGTGCTCTGCGGCACGAAGGCACCGAGGAAACGGGAGGGCACATTGTCCAGTCCGTGCACGCGGGCGATCTCCTCCACGAGGTCGATGTGGCGCTGGAGATCGGCACGGAACGACGGGACATCCCAGGTGCCGTCGGTGAGTTTCGACAGGCCCAGACGGGTGAGGATTTCCTCCGCGGCATCCAGTGAAATGGAGCCACCCATGAGCTGGTTGAGCCGTTTCTCATCCAGTGCCACCGGCTTCGTCAGCTCGGGTGCGGTACCGGAGATGAAGGTCACGCTGGCATCGCCACCCGCGGTCTCCAGGATGAGCTTCACGGCCAGCGCGGAGGCGGGCAAGACGCCCTGCGGATCGACCCCGCGCTCGAAGCGGTAGGAAGAGTCGGAGGAAAGCGCGGTGCGGCGGGAGGTGCGGCGGATGCCCTGCGGGGCGAACCAGGCGGACTCCAGCAGGATCTCCGTGGTTTCCTCCGTGACGCCGCTCTCCGCTCCACCCATCACGCCGCCGAGGGCGAGCGCGGCTCCGGATTCATCCGAAATGAGGAGGTCGCCGGAAAGCAGTTCGTGCTTCGAGTCATCGAGCGCGTTGAACACCTCGCCGTCGTTGGCGTGGCGGACGACGATCGCGCCGCTGACCTTCGCGGCGTCAAAAGCGTGCAGCGGCTGGCCGAGCTCGTGCAGCACGAAGTTCGTTATATCGACGACGTTGTTGATCGGGCGCAGGCCGATGGATTCCAGGCGCTTTTTCAACCAAGCCGGGCTGTCCTGAACCTTCACGCCCTTGATGCGGACGGCGGTGTAGAGCGGGCAGGCATCCGTGGCATTGATGCGGACGACGGAGGTGTCTTCGGAAAACTTCTCCACGGCCGGGATTTCCAGCGGCAGGAAAGGCGTGCGCAGGAGGGTGGCCAGCTCCCGGCCCATGCCGCGGTGGCTCAGGAGATCCGGGCGGTTCGGCGTGACTTCCAGTTCGAGCAGGACGTCGGAGTCGAACATCTCCTTCACCGGCTTCCCGATGACGGAATCCTCCGGCAGGATGAGCAGGCCGTCCTCGCCCTTCGGCAGGCCGATCTCCTCCGCGGCGCAGAGCATGCCACGGGAATCAACACCGCGCATCTTCGTCTCGTCGATGGTGAAGCCGCCGGGCAGCGCGGCGCCGGGCAGGGCGCAGGGCACCTTGTCCCCGACCTTGTAGTTCTTCGCACCACAGACGATCTGCCGCAGCGTCCCCTCGCCCAC
Coding sequences:
- the pheT gene encoding phenylalanine--tRNA ligase subunit beta; the protein is MKTSLNWLGSHLNLSGKSIKEIDDLFTFAGVEVEGIETKGIASEKIVVAQIMEAVQHPNADKLKVTQVDVGEGTLRQIVCGAKNYKVGDKVPCALPGAALPGGFTIDETKMRGVDSRGMLCAAEEIGLPKGEDGLLILPEDSVIGKPVKEMFDSDVLLELEVTPNRPDLLSHRGMGRELATLLRTPFLPLEIPAVEKFSEDTSVVRINATDACPLYTAVRIKGVKVQDSPAWLKKRLESIGLRPINNVVDITNFVLHELGQPLHAFDAAKVSGAIVVRHANDGEVFNALDDSKHELLSGDLLISDESGAALALGGVMGGAESGVTEETTEILLESAWFAPQGIRRTSRRTALSSDSSYRFERGVDPQGVLPASALAVKLILETAGGDASVTFISGTAPELTKPVALDEKRLNQLMGGSISLDAAEEILTRLGLSKLTDGTWDVPSFRADLQRHIDLVEEIARVHGLDNVPSRFLGAFVPQSTVDKAYDADMVLRRRLAALGLYECQTIKLISDAQVADALPLRPLQDGDIIRVKLPLSEDHAVMRPSIVPGLVASAARNVRQQQKALRFFEMGRVFRNAGGGKAKDQESETLAILVSGSTNTGGWAQTDRTADLYDLKGILGAILPNRTIRFVPKERDGFALGSDIKVDDQNIGVFARLSLAKERALDFNSAVYVAELDLAKVRKLLAGITQVEDLPQFPGSSRDAAMEIPAATANAQIEAVIAKHAEPLLTGSECFDVFTDPTGVKLPADRKSVAYRFHYRAADRTLKAEEVDAAHQKVLSALTTGLGVKFR